The nucleotide window GGCTGGTTCTATACACTGATCACTGATGAATCATTCATGCAAGAATCATGTCACGGCACACACGAGCATACACTTGTAATGGCACGTCCAATCATTCAAATTAGTTTCCCCcgcaaataaataaataaaattggTTTCTTTTTAGTTTCCCTTTTTTCAGCCACGGTCAAGGTTTTTAAGTCGCCGACTAATCGCCAAATCGTTGGAGCGAGGTTGGCTTGCACAGGCGACTTGGCTAGAGGAGCAAGTCGCGTGGCTGGTAGGCTAGTCGGGCGACTAGGACCTCGAAGCAGGGCGGCTTGATTCAGCAAGGCCAAGGGAGGAAAGACTGGGAAGTTGAGGAGGCCCGAGTCCAAGGCGGGGGAGGAGGAGACGAAGCTGGAGAGTGCGCCACCTGTACGAGGAGAAGCACGAACGAGGCGAAGGAGAAAGGCACATGGGAGAGTAGATGCACGGTCGAGATTAGAGCATATGGACGGGTTGGATTTTATTTGGAAGCTAGGGTTACAtgatgggcctattgggccagCTCTCTGCCACAAAACAGAGGAGGAGCAAGACGCGTGCTCCCATCCCACATCAGAATCGCCGCCTTCTCCGAGCTGAagtacactagtagaaaagggggctttggtccaggccaggtaagcccattagtcccgattcagttcagaaccgggaccaatgggtgcatttatcccggttcgtgcggctaaggcattagtcccggttcacctgggccctttagtcccggttcgtggcaccaaccaggactaatgggctttgaggcattagtaccggttcatggcacgaaccggtactaaaggtcccattttcaaactctcccccctccccccctgtggatcgccttttcagttttagaaaaaacaaaagaaaatgatggaaatgtcaaaaaataaaataaaataagtttcccatgtgatatgtggtctagttgttgggaaaatttacaaatatgaatttcgactttatgtACAAAATCTCTccggaatttgtaaaatgggcataatttttgcatacgaactcggattaaaaagttttttatatgaaaaatcatctactcgaaaagttacacccgatggagaccgcctatggcttgtttgcaaatttgtagaatcctcaaattccaaaaggaaaaaaaagttatgctcaaatttcagtttttttaaattttcattaaatctggtcaaactacttattcaagaagtattagtgttactaaataattattcaagaatattagtgttattaaataattatttcagtttttttgaattttggtcaaatctggtcaaactatggtcaaactgtggtcaaactatggtcaaactacttattcaagaagtattagtgttactaaataattattcaaaaatattagtgttattaaataattatttcagtttttttgaattttggtcaaatctggtcaaactatggtcaaactgtggtcaaacaatgatcaaactacttattcaagaaatattagtgttactaaaaaattattgttttttagaacaatagtttcaaactcaaacagtgaaatgtgtgacttcatgctcaagctaaactcctgagggttaataggattgacatcttactattgtcaggaaaacaacgagtgcagacttggaaacgagggagaatagaacccggaagttaagcgtgctcaggctgggggagtgggaggatgggtgaccgtctgggaagttagatgatttgaaATGATGAGGgatgattagagattaaattgagcagtgatgagggatgattagagattaaaggttaaaataattcagaaatttgaaaataaaaaaaattcaaaaaaacatcAGAAactttcctttagtaccggttggtgttaccaaccgggactaaaggtggaccggccacgtggagggcctttagtcccggttctggtttgaaccgggactaaagggtcagggcattagtaccgaccctttagtcccggttcttgaaCCGGGACTACAGActctttttctactagtggtatCCTCCAAGCAGCTGCCTTCCCCCTCCTCCGCCTGCAACAACACCTATTCCCTTCCCTCCTCCTCTTAACACCTGGGGCGACTTGGGACGATTAATCACGACGAGTCGCAGACTAATCGCAGCGAGCCACTAGTCGGAGGCATGGCGACTCGACTTGGCTAGGCGACTCAAAAACCTTGGCCACGGTATAATTTTGTTTACAGATAATACAACCACTATAGGACAGAAACTTTTGGTCTATATTATTATATGCATCCTATATGGAAAAGAAATGTAGTAATTAAATAAAAGGTTAAAAATTTCTGAAAACCTTCCATTGTATTAGTAAAAACATTTCACAAAAAAGAAAATTCTTGTTGACTTCTTTTCAGAAAAGACCAAAAATATCAGTCAAACATGTGTCCTATAATAAATAATTTTTTTGCCCCGAAGTCAACGCTGGTATTTTTGTCTTCTTATTAAAAAAAATTCCATATGAGGTGTATATCGAAGAACGATTCCGAGTACCTACTGCGCCGTCTCCATTCGACGCCTGTCACCGAGTATCCTTATTTGAAACTCGGTAATGCTTTTGCCGAGTGTTGCGCTCGGCAAAGGCCACTTTAAACTCAGCAAAGCCTTGGCCGAGTGTTTTGGGAACTCAATTGGCTGCCACAATTTAACGTGGCCACATCAGGCGGAAACGAAAGCATCATGCTAAGTCTGAATCACTGCATTGCATTCACCACCGAATTCAGAGAAGCAAGTTCACAATTCAGAAAAGAAGCTCTACTAGAGAATCGACACGAACGAACAAAGGGATCGATGTAACAAACTAATCGTAGATTTGAAGCTTGTGGTACTCGTCGCCGGCGATGGCCTGGGTCATGATGGCCTCGGGGTTGACCACGCCGTCGTTCTGCAGGAAGATCTTGAGCACGTTCTTGGAGAAGCCGCTGACCATGGCGGCGCCGGGCTGGGTGGACGTGACGGGCGTCGACTTGGAGTCGCGCAGGTTCCAGAACACCACCTGGGGCACGGCGTCGCCGTAGCCGGCGTCCCTGAACTTGCGGCAGATGGCGGCGTAGTCCGTGTCCCACGACCCCTCGCCGTAGGGCATGCCGTTGTAGACGCCCCGCCCGCACGCCTCGCCGAACTCCATGTCGCTGTAGACGAAGACGGTGCGGACCATCTTCTCCGGCGGCAGCTGGGCCTCCCTGGCCGTGGCGAGGATGCGGTCGAACACGCCCTGGAAGTTGGTGCTCCCGTGCCACTCGAGCTTGGCGACGAACCGCATCTTGTCGCGCAGCGTCTCGCCCTTGATCACGTGGATGGAGGGCCTGGTGTGGAACGTGATCACCTTGCCCGCCCACGGCTCCTCGCTGAGCTCCGAGGTGAGCACGCCCAGCGCGATGGCCACCTCCATGGGGGTGCCCTCCATGCTCCCGGACACGTCGCAGATGGAGATGCAGTTGCGGAGGGAGCCCTTGGCGCGGAGGTCGTCCACCATGCGGCGCCACTGCAGCTCCGCCACCTCGTCCTCCTCGCCGCGGTAGGCGGCCGCGGCGATCTCGTGCGGCAGCACCGCGCCCGCCGCGATCTTGGCCTTGCCGGCCTCCACGTCCTCGAGGTACTTGGCGAAGCGCTCCTCGTCGTGCTTCTGGAAGAGGGCCTTGTAGCGGCGCATGGCCACCGAGGCGACGCGGGCGTAGGGCAGCTCGTCCCACCGCTGCGCGCACATGTAGACCTCCGGGAGCTCCAGGGCCTTGCGGATCGGCACGAGCACctcgcggcggaggcggcggaggacgCGGTAGCTGTAGTGCTCGTCCGAGAGCTCGGCGTACTCGGGGTCGGAGTCGCGCGGGAAGAGGCGGCAGGCGATGGCCTCGCAGAGCAGCGTGGCGCGGTCGAAGGAGGAGCCCGGCGTGGGGCACCACTTGGCGGCCAGCCCGATCTTCCTCTTCTTGCCGCCGAGGGCCATCTGCTTCATGTCGGAGGAGAGCAGGGCGGCGAAGAAGTCGGCCACGGCGTCGAACAGGAAGCGGTAGGCGCGGTCGCCGTAGTAGGTCTCGAGCGACTGCACGGCGAGCTTGGCCATGGTCCGGACCTTCTTCGGCACGCCCCGCTTGGAGGCCTTCTTCTGATCGACCTCCATGGCCTCGGTCTTCTGCTCCGCCACGGCCGCCGCCTCCGTGACGACGGACCTGGTAGCGGCCTCGCGGGCGCGCTTGCGGCCGGCGAGCCTGACGCGGAGGCCGACCCGCTGCTCGGCGAGCTGCTTGCCCTCCCTGCGCGCCTTGTCGGCGGCGGTGCCCTCCTTGGCGAGCCTGCGCACGTCCTGGCCGCGGACGAGGCGGAAGAGCAGCTCGGGGAAGTCCTTGAGATACCCAAACTCGGCGAGCGCGGCGACGTTGCAGGCGAGCGTGCGCGGGTGGTGGTCGTGCAGCCAGAGCGCGGCGGCATAGAAGCCCTCCCGGTCCGACTTGCCGGTGCCGCGCACGCCGCGGAGGTTGCAGGCGAGCCTGAGCGCCGTGAGCGGGTCGCGGGCCcaggcggcggcgaggagatCGCGCACGCGCGCGGCGGGCGTGGACGGGACCACGTGGAAGAAGAAGTCGACGCAAGGGTCGCCCGAGTTGGCGTACGTGGCGTTGCAGTTCTCCGTGCGCGCCCGCCGCGGGGCCAGCGCCGCCTTGGCCTCGGCGGCGGAGGGCGCGTTGAAGGCCGCGTCGAGGAGGTCGAGGAACGGGTGCGACTCCGGGGCGTCGTCGGCGGCGTTGGGCGAGGGGCGCGCCGCGCGGACCAGCGGCGGGCCCAGGAGGAGGCGCGgcgcggctgcggcggcggcggtgcccgTCTCCGTCGCCATGGATACTGGGTGGGTGCTAGGGTTTGGAGGTCGGGGATTCGACGGGGACGTCGGGTTTGGTTTTCGCGGCGGTGGAAGACACGATTCGAGGCTGAGAGATTTGGTATTAATAACAGGGAGGGTTAAGTCGGTATCTCTCGGCTTTGGTCGGTCGGCGCCGGATGGAGTCACGGCCCAGTCCACGTGGCATtaggaaaaagaaaagaaaactgtTAAAAATAATTCTGTAATTAGGGGAAAATCTCCCCTTGCCCAAACCATCGTTGCGGTCTGTCCCGCAACCGACGTCTCCGTTCAATCTCCTGGAACCGACGCCTCCTCGAGGGATCGTCGTATCTCTTCGGGACATATAACAGGGGGCTTGTAACCATCGATCAAGAGGATTCGATCATTCTGATTCAAACACGTTATCACGCACGTAGAACAACCAGCGAGAGTAAAAGGGAATTGAGAAAGGAGAAGAGAGGAAGCACTCGCCGCCGGTGAGATGACAAGCCTCGTCTCCTTCTTCCTCCGTCTGATCCGCGAGGACGGTCGCCGCTACCACCTCATTGCCCTTCGTCGCCATGGAATTGGTAGCCACCGCCGTTTCCGTCGCCGGATGCAAGCCATCCGACGGTTCGGCCGTAGC belongs to Triticum urartu cultivar G1812 chromosome 7, Tu2.1, whole genome shotgun sequence and includes:
- the LOC125524291 gene encoding uncharacterized protein LOC125524291; translation: MATETGTAAAAAAPRLLLGPPLVRAARPSPNAADDAPESHPFLDLLDAAFNAPSAAEAKAALAPRRARTENCNATYANSGDPCVDFFFHVVPSTPAARVRDLLAAAWARDPLTALRLACNLRGVRGTGKSDREGFYAAALWLHDHHPRTLACNVAALAEFGYLKDFPELLFRLVRGQDVRRLAKEGTAADKARREGKQLAEQRVGLRVRLAGRKRAREAATRSVVTEAAAVAEQKTEAMEVDQKKASKRGVPKKVRTMAKLAVQSLETYYGDRAYRFLFDAVADFFAALLSSDMKQMALGGKKRKIGLAAKWCPTPGSSFDRATLLCEAIACRLFPRDSDPEYAELSDEHYSYRVLRRLRREVLVPIRKALELPEVYMCAQRWDELPYARVASVAMRRYKALFQKHDEERFAKYLEDVEAGKAKIAAGAVLPHEIAAAAYRGEEDEVAELQWRRMVDDLRAKGSLRNCISICDVSGSMEGTPMEVAIALGVLTSELSEEPWAGKVITFHTRPSIHVIKGETLRDKMRFVAKLEWHGSTNFQGVFDRILATAREAQLPPEKMVRTVFVYSDMEFGEACGRGVYNGMPYGEGSWDTDYAAICRKFRDAGYGDAVPQVVFWNLRDSKSTPVTSTQPGAAMVSGFSKNVLKIFLQNDGVVNPEAIMTQAIAGDEYHKLQIYD